The following coding sequences are from one Leptolyngbya sp. NIES-3755 window:
- a CDS encoding chorismate synthase (similar to AA sequence:cyanobase_aa:LBDG_04210) translates to MGSTFGHLFRISTFGESHGGGVGVVIDGCPPLIELSAEEIQVELDRRRPGQSKITTPRNEADQCEILSGIVDGKTLGTPIAILVRNKDQRSQDYSDMAVKYRPSHADATYDAKYGIRAVAGGGRSSARETIGRVAAGAIAKKVLSQFGVEIVGYVKRIKDLEGAIDPNTVTLEQVESNIVRCPDSDCAERMIDLIQQMGGQGDSIGGVVECVARQVPMGLGEPVFDKLEADLAKAVMSLPATKGFEIGSGFAGTLMTGSEHNDEFYTDEAGRIRTVTNRSGGVQGGISNGENIVIRVAFKPTATIRKEQKTVTNTGEAVTLAAKGRHDPCVLPRAVPMVEAMVALVLCDHLLRQRGQCG, encoded by the coding sequence ATGGGCAGCACGTTCGGTCATTTATTTCGGATTAGTACTTTTGGCGAGTCGCATGGTGGCGGAGTGGGCGTTGTGATTGATGGATGTCCGCCCTTGATCGAACTCTCGGCTGAGGAAATTCAGGTCGAACTTGATCGTCGTCGTCCGGGTCAAAGCAAGATTACAACTCCCCGAAATGAAGCCGATCAGTGCGAGATTCTGTCTGGAATTGTCGATGGCAAAACACTCGGAACGCCAATCGCAATTTTGGTTCGCAACAAAGACCAGCGATCGCAAGATTACAGCGATATGGCAGTGAAATATCGTCCGTCTCATGCCGATGCGACTTATGATGCGAAGTATGGCATTCGAGCGGTCGCGGGAGGGGGGCGATCATCCGCACGAGAAACGATCGGGCGAGTAGCGGCGGGTGCGATCGCGAAAAAAGTCCTGAGCCAATTTGGGGTTGAAATCGTCGGCTATGTGAAACGGATTAAAGATCTTGAAGGTGCGATCGATCCAAATACCGTCACTTTAGAACAGGTAGAAAGCAATATCGTTCGCTGTCCTGATTCGGATTGTGCAGAACGCATGATCGATTTAATTCAGCAAATGGGAGGACAAGGAGACTCGATCGGAGGCGTGGTCGAATGTGTAGCGCGTCAGGTTCCAATGGGATTGGGCGAACCTGTGTTTGACAAATTAGAGGCAGATTTAGCAAAAGCAGTCATGTCTCTTCCAGCGACAAAAGGGTTTGAGATCGGCTCTGGATTTGCTGGAACGCTGATGACGGGAAGCGAACATAACGATGAGTTCTACACCGATGAGGCAGGGCGAATTCGCACCGTGACGAATCGATCGGGCGGTGTACAAGGCGGCATCTCGAACGGAGAAAATATCGTGATTCGAGTCGCATTTAAGCCGACTGCGACAATTCGGAAAGAGCAAAAGACCGTGACGAACACCGGAGAAGCAGTGACTCTAGCGGCAAAAGGACGACATGATCCTTGTGTATTGCCGAGAGCGGTGCCGATGGTTGAAGCGATGGTCGCATTAGTATTGTGCGATCACTTATTGCGGCAGCGGGGTCAATGCGGCTGA
- a CDS encoding hypothetical protein (hypothetical protein ACCM5_18918;~similar to AA sequence:cyanobase_aa:LBDG_30080) yields MSEPEQLSLSFEDSAVPDLLQQVQAQQRRIRDLEQALDQSIASLEELRSQAVNQHFLERQLASTEEIANVQQQAIHQLKLQFSQQKAELELKIQQAQQRERDYQALLAAAEARQSGSAEVQPFAIEQQFQVLQTDLQLRRQQLQDLESQKQEDQARLIELEAQVEALESRIARHMTTQALLQQVCQELEVDREQSQTRMTELESQTAEMQEQILSQAQQASEYETAIQHWKTRFQGLHETAIALKQALSDQELPPEVRALVDSIDPTAPPDLKSMPRSNSFKTESDIPEFLVRRRTYRTRKS; encoded by the coding sequence GTGTCAGAACCGGAACAACTCAGTTTGAGCTTTGAGGATTCTGCTGTTCCGGACTTGTTGCAACAGGTTCAAGCCCAACAGCGACGAATTCGTGATTTAGAACAAGCCCTCGATCAGTCGATCGCGAGTTTGGAAGAATTGCGATCGCAAGCGGTGAATCAGCATTTCCTCGAACGTCAATTGGCTTCGACTGAGGAGATCGCCAATGTGCAACAGCAAGCCATTCATCAACTCAAACTGCAATTTTCTCAGCAAAAAGCGGAACTCGAACTCAAAATTCAACAGGCACAACAGCGAGAACGAGATTATCAAGCCCTCTTGGCGGCAGCAGAAGCAAGACAAAGTGGATCAGCCGAGGTTCAACCGTTTGCGATCGAACAACAGTTTCAAGTGCTTCAAACCGATTTGCAACTGAGGCGACAACAGTTACAAGACCTCGAATCCCAAAAACAAGAAGATCAAGCGCGACTGATCGAACTCGAAGCGCAGGTCGAAGCGTTAGAATCTCGGATTGCGCGACACATGACGACTCAGGCGCTTCTTCAGCAAGTGTGTCAGGAATTGGAAGTCGATCGAGAACAAAGTCAGACGCGCATGACTGAGCTGGAGAGTCAAACTGCTGAAATGCAGGAACAGATTCTGAGTCAGGCACAACAGGCGAGTGAGTATGAAACGGCAATTCAGCATTGGAAAACTCGATTTCAGGGATTACACGAAACTGCGATCGCGCTAAAACAAGCGTTGAGCGATCAAGAATTGCCGCCTGAAGTGAGAGCGTTAGTCGATTCGATCGATCCCACTGCGCCCCCGGATCTCAAATCGATGCCTCGATCGAATTCTTTCAAAACCGAGAGCGATATTCCTGAATTCTTGGTCCGCCGCCGCACCTATCGGACTCGAAAATCGTAA
- a CDS encoding hypothetical protein (conserved hypothetical protein;~similar to AA sequence:cyanobase_aa:LBDG_30090) produces MEPIPLPSHIHYELLLQLLERQTMFAVDAKHRDQVQQLIIALRKALSQQKHLEGELGRLNISIEYRWSLNSVEMPTEAVTLPPEPKH; encoded by the coding sequence ATGGAACCGATTCCCTTGCCATCGCACATTCATTATGAATTGCTCTTACAACTGTTAGAACGTCAGACGATGTTTGCGGTGGATGCGAAACACCGAGACCAGGTTCAACAACTGATTATCGCCCTCCGCAAGGCGCTTTCTCAGCAAAAACATCTTGAAGGCGAATTGGGACGATTGAATATCTCGATCGAATATCGCTGGTCGCTCAACAGTGTCGAAATGCCCACCGAAGCCGTAACCTTGCCGCCAGAGCCGAAACACTGA
- a CDS encoding indole-3-glycerol-phosphate synthase (similar to AA sequence:cyanobase_aa:LBDG_30100), whose product MEIRRRSPNPAVAVQELRYQAKVPDSEPRNILEEIVWHKETEVDQLREKMPLLELQRKVKDLPAPKDFLAALKNSPTKPAVIAEVKKASPSKGVIREDFDPEAIAQSYQSGGASCLSVLTDTKFFQGSFENLSKIRAVVDLPLLCKDFVVYPYQMYWARLHGADAVLLIAAILPDKDLQYFLKIVKTIGMTALIEVHTLEELDRVLVLDGVTLVGINNRNLKTFEVDLQTTEDLLHDRASVLAEKNITIVSESGLYTAADLARVSQAGARAVLIGESIVKQPDPGQALAQLLAE is encoded by the coding sequence ATGGAAATTCGTCGTCGTTCTCCGAATCCCGCTGTCGCTGTCCAAGAACTGCGCTATCAAGCTAAAGTTCCCGATAGCGAACCTCGTAACATTCTCGAAGAAATCGTCTGGCACAAAGAAACTGAAGTCGATCAACTGCGGGAAAAAATGCCGCTACTCGAACTTCAACGCAAAGTCAAAGATTTACCTGCTCCAAAAGATTTCTTAGCAGCACTGAAAAATAGCCCAACCAAACCCGCTGTGATCGCAGAAGTCAAGAAAGCCTCACCGAGTAAAGGAGTGATTCGAGAAGACTTTGACCCAGAAGCGATCGCACAATCTTATCAATCCGGTGGTGCATCCTGTCTCTCTGTTCTCACCGATACCAAATTCTTTCAGGGCAGCTTTGAGAACTTATCTAAAATTCGTGCAGTCGTCGATCTTCCACTTCTGTGCAAAGATTTCGTCGTGTACCCTTATCAAATGTACTGGGCGCGATTACACGGAGCCGATGCGGTTCTTCTGATTGCTGCGATTCTGCCCGACAAAGATCTGCAATATTTCCTCAAAATCGTAAAAACAATTGGAATGACTGCATTAATTGAAGTGCACACCTTGGAAGAACTCGATCGCGTTCTCGTACTGGATGGAGTCACGCTTGTTGGCATTAATAATCGCAATCTCAAAACCTTTGAAGTCGATTTGCAAACGACTGAGGATTTGTTGCACGATCGAGCTTCCGTATTAGCAGAAAAGAACATTACGATCGTCAGTGAATCTGGACTTTATACGGCTGCCGATTTAGCCAGAGTGTCGCAGGCGGGAGCGCGGGCGGTTCTGATTGGAGAATCGATCGTCAAACAGCCTGATCCAGGGCAAGCACTGGCACAATTGCTGGCTGAATGA